One genomic region from Streptomyces sp. NBC_01304 encodes:
- a CDS encoding amino acid permease, with the protein MAAPAATRPPHPPQHPPAEPATPAEHSLKPQLASRHLTMLALGGVIGAGLFVGSGQGLALAGPAVLVSYLVAALIALAIMRMLGELAAALPVSGSFSVYADKALGPWAGFTTGWLYWWITSIAIAVEAMAAAGIVHQWIPGLPNWVAALAFMALFTGLNTLSVKMFGEAEFWFASLKVAAVIAFIALGAAALFGWLPGTPSPGTAHLTGHGGFAPHGTGGILAALLAVIFAFGGMEVIAMAAAESADPALAVSRAVRSAIWRIALFYIGSVAVLAALLPWTAAEPGRSPYPLVLERLGIPAAGTVTEAVILVALLSALNANLYGTSRMLHSLALRRDAPAALAPVSSKGAPRRAVLASAALGFLCIPLEAVRPGAVLPVLAEAMGGAMLFMWLTVAASHLVLRRRLERTEPERLVLRTPGFPGITLAVIVVLVAVIAAMALDPSARGQILGSGLLAGALAAVGHLRRRTA; encoded by the coding sequence GTGGCCGCCCCCGCAGCTACCCGCCCCCCGCACCCGCCGCAGCACCCTCCCGCCGAGCCCGCCACACCCGCCGAGCACAGCCTCAAGCCCCAACTGGCCTCCCGTCACCTGACGATGCTCGCCCTCGGCGGTGTCATCGGGGCCGGTCTCTTCGTCGGCTCGGGGCAGGGGCTCGCCCTCGCCGGGCCCGCCGTGCTCGTCTCCTATCTGGTCGCCGCGCTCATCGCGCTCGCCATCATGCGGATGCTCGGCGAACTGGCCGCCGCCCTGCCGGTGTCCGGGTCGTTCTCCGTCTACGCCGACAAGGCGCTCGGGCCGTGGGCCGGGTTCACCACCGGGTGGCTCTACTGGTGGATCACGTCCATCGCCATCGCCGTGGAGGCCATGGCGGCTGCGGGCATCGTCCACCAGTGGATACCGGGCCTGCCCAACTGGGTTGCCGCGCTTGCCTTCATGGCCCTGTTCACCGGGCTGAACACACTGTCGGTGAAGATGTTCGGGGAGGCGGAGTTCTGGTTCGCCTCCCTCAAGGTCGCCGCAGTCATCGCGTTCATCGCGCTCGGCGCCGCCGCGCTGTTCGGCTGGCTGCCCGGTACGCCCTCGCCCGGCACCGCCCATCTGACCGGCCACGGCGGCTTCGCCCCGCACGGCACGGGCGGCATCCTCGCGGCGCTGCTCGCCGTGATCTTCGCCTTCGGCGGCATGGAGGTCATCGCCATGGCCGCCGCCGAGTCCGCCGACCCGGCGCTCGCCGTCTCGCGCGCCGTCCGCTCCGCGATCTGGCGGATCGCCCTGTTCTACATCGGCTCGGTCGCCGTCCTGGCCGCGCTGCTGCCCTGGACCGCGGCCGAACCCGGGCGCAGCCCCTACCCGTTGGTGCTCGAACGGCTCGGCATCCCCGCCGCCGGCACCGTCACCGAGGCCGTCATCCTCGTCGCGCTCCTCTCCGCCCTGAACGCCAATCTGTACGGCACCTCCCGGATGCTGCACTCCCTCGCCCTGCGCCGCGACGCCCCGGCGGCCCTCGCCCCCGTCAGCTCCAAGGGCGCCCCGCGCCGGGCGGTGCTCGCCTCCGCCGCCCTCGGTTTCCTGTGCATCCCGCTGGAGGCGGTGCGGCCCGGAGCCGTACTCCCGGTCCTCGCCGAGGCCATGGGCGGCGCCATGCTCTTCATGTGGCTGACGGTCGCCGCCTCCCACCTGGTCCTGCGCCGCCGCCTGGAGCGCACCGAACCCGAGCGCCTGGTCCTGCGCACCCCCGGCTTCCCCGGCATCACCCTCGCGGTGATCGTCGTCCTCGTGGCCGTGATCGCCGCGATGGCCCTGGACCCGTCCGCGCGCGGCCAGATCCTCGGCTCCGGCCTGCTCGCCGGCGCGCTCGCGGCAGTGGGCCACCTACGGCGACGTACCGCCTGA
- a CDS encoding helix-turn-helix transcriptional regulator encodes MPSTVCAQGLARYRYAVIKGCMPLNQAPRCLLELGLVTEPPDDPRLVVPVAPDVALDELLQPYEDEIRLGRQRVQRARSDFSSVQAMYRAAVRESRSSVARIDGEGAVMPTLERAVRSCRSELATIQPLGERNAFDLEDPRLVQPGVTHRTLYPHAAQTNARLRRHIAQVEDAGGQVRTVDQVIGRLLLCDRSSAYLVHSDSSPYAGAVEITHPGIVAFLVCVFEEAWQRGTPVSAQAVRSREPVIVDEVERAVMRLLVSGHTDDAIARRLGVSRRTVAGHVARISQQLGSRSRAQLGYLIAAAEAAQGGAGERIAL; translated from the coding sequence GTGCCGTCCACGGTGTGCGCGCAGGGCCTCGCGCGCTATCGCTATGCGGTGATCAAGGGCTGTATGCCGCTGAACCAGGCCCCCAGGTGCCTGCTCGAGCTGGGCCTGGTGACCGAGCCGCCGGACGACCCGAGGCTCGTGGTGCCGGTGGCACCGGACGTGGCACTGGACGAGCTCCTTCAGCCGTACGAGGACGAGATCAGGCTCGGCCGCCAGCGGGTGCAGCGCGCCCGCTCGGACTTCTCGTCCGTGCAGGCGATGTACCGGGCGGCGGTCCGCGAGTCCCGCTCCAGCGTGGCCCGGATCGACGGCGAGGGCGCGGTCATGCCGACGCTGGAGCGGGCGGTGCGCTCCTGCCGCAGCGAGCTCGCGACGATCCAGCCCCTCGGCGAACGGAACGCCTTCGACCTGGAGGACCCGCGCCTCGTGCAACCGGGCGTCACCCACCGCACGCTGTATCCGCACGCGGCACAGACGAACGCCCGGCTGCGGCGGCACATCGCCCAGGTCGAGGACGCGGGCGGGCAGGTGCGCACCGTGGACCAGGTGATCGGGCGGCTGCTGCTGTGCGACCGGTCGAGCGCGTACCTGGTGCACAGCGACAGTTCGCCGTACGCGGGCGCGGTGGAGATCACCCACCCGGGCATCGTGGCCTTCCTCGTCTGCGTATTCGAAGAGGCCTGGCAGCGCGGCACCCCGGTCTCGGCGCAGGCCGTCCGCTCGCGGGAGCCGGTGATCGTGGACGAGGTGGAGCGGGCCGTCATGCGGCTCCTCGTGTCCGGGCACACCGATGACGCGATCGCCCGCCGGCTCGGGGTGTCGCGGCGGACCGTGGCCGGTCATGTGGCCCGGATCTCCCAGCAGTTGGGGTCGCGGTCGCGGGCGCAGCTCGGCTATCTCATCGCCGCGGCGGAGGCGGCGCAGGGCGGCGCGGGGGAGCGGATCGCCCTCTGA
- a CDS encoding dihydrofolate reductase family protein: protein MRNLVYYIAVSIDGQIAGPDGSDPTSGPDAFWPIAEDYVQHLATEYPETLPAPARAALGITAEGTRFDTVLEGRRTYQNGLDAGVTDAYPHLRHLVFSQSLTESPDPGIELVNGDALAKVRELKQEDGKDIWLMGGGELAGALYSEIDQVIVKLAPMTIGSGIPLFAQKTPFGPAQFTLTDHKVLGSGTIFLTYTKKKSAPTR, encoded by the coding sequence ATGCGCAACCTCGTGTACTACATCGCCGTCTCCATCGACGGACAGATCGCGGGCCCCGACGGCTCCGACCCCACCTCGGGCCCCGACGCCTTCTGGCCGATCGCCGAGGACTACGTACAGCACCTCGCCACCGAGTACCCGGAAACCCTGCCCGCCCCGGCGCGCGCCGCGCTCGGCATCACCGCGGAGGGCACCCGCTTCGACACGGTCCTCGAGGGCCGCAGGACGTACCAGAACGGCCTGGACGCCGGAGTCACCGACGCCTACCCGCACCTGCGGCACCTGGTCTTCTCGCAGAGCCTCACCGAGAGCCCCGACCCCGGCATCGAGCTGGTCAACGGCGACGCCCTGGCCAAGGTGCGGGAGCTCAAGCAGGAGGACGGCAAGGACATCTGGCTGATGGGCGGGGGCGAGCTGGCCGGTGCGCTCTACTCGGAGATCGACCAGGTGATCGTCAAGCTGGCCCCGATGACGATCGGCTCCGGGATCCCGCTCTTCGCGCAGAAGACGCCGTTCGGTCCGGCCCAGTTCACCCTCACCGACCACAAGGTCCTTGGCAGTGGCACGATCTTCCTGACCTATACGAAGAAGAAGAGCGCGCCCACGCGGTAG
- a CDS encoding FAD/NAD(P)-binding protein, whose translation MNDMNNLSDINDPDAIDDIAVIGGGAAAVAVLDRLARLPEAGRGRVVVFEPDPARLWRGRAYRRDTDSVLVNILPAEMSATAGDPGAFTDWLKRTQSPYGKGSWDEDGHFPPRHVFGSYLAHTAEQAISSLSLRGRPVNVVHRQVIGVRDLNPLLEITDDSGDTRLFGRVICAVGPGIPADHYELAGEEGFLPDPYPLADTLSPIPADAAVAVIGTGLAAVDAVVSLHRAGHTGPIVMASRNGCLPAIRQRPVHPEIRHFTPARVHALADADANGTLGLEQLAALLSEELHAHGADPAVAFDELMSAEREEPLARLRRQHQQLDHPDTGMRVMQEAVPTTGPDAFPRLHPAAQDYIRENLYRGIMSLCCPMPPENARILLDLADRGQLHIERGLHTVKPREGGGFLLGADSSAEADWVINAVSAPAHRIPDAARGVFTSLTQAEQAEYHRAGGVSVEPATSRVTVDARPDSRLYAIGDVAGGTLFFTSGMPSIVDRAVDVVDAVRSTSERG comes from the coding sequence ATGAATGACATGAACAACCTGAGTGACATCAATGATCCGGACGCGATCGATGACATAGCCGTCATCGGCGGCGGCGCGGCAGCCGTGGCCGTGCTCGACCGGCTCGCCCGCCTGCCGGAAGCCGGCCGCGGCCGCGTGGTCGTGTTCGAGCCCGACCCCGCCCGGCTGTGGCGCGGGCGTGCCTATCGGCGCGACACCGATTCCGTCCTGGTCAACATCCTGCCCGCGGAGATGTCGGCCACCGCCGGCGACCCGGGCGCGTTCACCGACTGGCTCAAGCGCACGCAATCCCCGTACGGGAAGGGCAGTTGGGACGAGGACGGGCACTTTCCGCCCCGGCACGTCTTCGGCTCCTATCTGGCGCACACCGCCGAACAGGCCATCTCCTCCCTGTCGTTGCGCGGCAGGCCCGTCAATGTCGTGCACCGCCAGGTCATCGGCGTACGGGATCTGAATCCCTTGCTGGAGATCACCGACGACAGCGGGGACACCCGGCTGTTCGGTCGCGTCATCTGTGCCGTCGGGCCCGGAATCCCCGCCGACCACTACGAGTTGGCCGGTGAGGAGGGGTTCCTGCCCGATCCCTATCCGCTGGCCGACACCCTCTCCCCCATCCCCGCCGACGCGGCGGTGGCGGTCATCGGCACCGGTCTTGCCGCCGTCGACGCGGTGGTCTCCCTGCACCGCGCCGGGCACACCGGGCCGATCGTCATGGCCTCCCGCAACGGCTGCCTCCCCGCGATCCGGCAGCGGCCGGTGCACCCCGAGATACGCCACTTCACCCCGGCCCGGGTCCATGCGCTCGCCGATGCCGATGCCAACGGCACCCTGGGTCTTGAGCAGTTGGCGGCCCTGCTCTCCGAAGAGCTGCACGCGCACGGCGCCGACCCCGCGGTGGCCTTCGACGAGCTGATGTCGGCCGAGCGCGAAGAGCCGCTGGCCCGGCTGCGTCGCCAGCACCAGCAGCTCGACCACCCCGACACCGGCATGCGCGTCATGCAGGAAGCCGTGCCCACGACCGGCCCGGACGCCTTCCCCCGGCTGCACCCGGCGGCGCAGGACTACATCCGCGAGAACCTCTACCGCGGCATCATGTCGCTCTGCTGCCCCATGCCCCCGGAGAACGCCCGCATCCTGCTCGACCTGGCCGACCGGGGCCAACTGCACATCGAACGCGGCCTGCACACGGTCAAGCCGCGCGAGGGCGGCGGCTTCCTGCTCGGCGCGGACAGCTCCGCCGAGGCCGACTGGGTCATCAACGCCGTCTCCGCCCCGGCCCACCGCATCCCGGACGCCGCGCGCGGCGTGTTCACCTCCCTGACTCAAGCGGAGCAGGCCGAATACCACCGGGCGGGCGGGGTGAGCGTCGAGCCGGCCACCTCCCGGGTCACCGTCGACGCACGTCCCGACAGCCGGCTGTACGCGATCGGGGATGTCGCCGGAGGCACCTTGTTCTTCACCTCCGGCATGCCGTCGATCGTCGACCGGGCCGTTGATGTCGTCGACGCCGTCCGCAGCACAAGCGAGAGGGGCTGA
- a CDS encoding MoaF-related domain-containing protein, giving the protein MRKILAPALALTAAVALAGPAFADSPAPAPARTAVEDTRSELPAFAGHAYRLEVDNGVVFRNSYSADGAKLHWEALEGPMKGNSGNQDLAVKKVNDGVYHVNWVEESGMTVSHVMDLNSKTVSVYWTYVDGQGKRVGELHTASLTRIA; this is encoded by the coding sequence ATGCGCAAAATCCTGGCACCCGCGCTCGCCCTCACCGCCGCCGTCGCCCTCGCGGGCCCGGCCTTCGCCGACTCTCCCGCCCCCGCTCCCGCCCGTACCGCGGTGGAGGACACCCGCAGCGAGCTGCCCGCCTTCGCCGGTCACGCGTACCGCCTGGAGGTCGACAACGGCGTCGTCTTCCGCAACAGCTACTCCGCCGACGGCGCCAAGCTGCACTGGGAGGCCCTGGAAGGCCCGATGAAGGGCAACAGCGGCAACCAGGACCTGGCCGTCAAGAAGGTCAACGACGGCGTGTACCACGTCAATTGGGTCGAGGAGTCCGGCATGACCGTCTCGCACGTCATGGACCTCAACTCCAAGACCGTCTCCGTGTACTGGACGTACGTCGACGGGCAGGGCAAGCGGGTCGGCGAGCTGCACACCGCCTCCCTCACCCGCATCGCCTGA
- a CDS encoding tyrosinase family protein translates to MHVRKNCKDLTAGEQKRFVDAVLEVKRKGVYDDYVRTHAHYFVADGEGGKRFGHMSPSFLPWHRAMLISFENELRKVDDQVTLPYWDWTSEQSTNQLPWTADFLGGNGRTGDFQVTEGRFAHRLGQWDINVQVTNDPFLMRNFGGWNDGVTLPSRADLEEALSDPRYDTYPYDSTATTAGFRNKLEGWTVGADVGWKLHNRVHAWAGGQMTGGSSPNDPVFWLHHCFIDLIWTRWQARHKDVPQYLPEKPIAAGDSQFGRVLSLDDTLTPWEFTPRQLLDHSGFYAYA, encoded by the coding sequence GTGCACGTACGCAAGAACTGCAAGGACCTGACCGCCGGCGAGCAGAAGCGCTTCGTCGACGCCGTCCTCGAAGTGAAACGCAAGGGCGTCTACGACGACTACGTCCGCACCCATGCCCACTACTTCGTCGCCGACGGCGAGGGCGGCAAGCGCTTCGGCCATATGAGCCCCAGCTTTCTGCCCTGGCACCGCGCCATGCTCATCAGCTTCGAGAACGAGCTGCGCAAGGTCGACGACCAGGTCACGCTCCCGTACTGGGACTGGACCTCGGAGCAGTCGACCAACCAACTGCCCTGGACCGCCGACTTCCTGGGCGGCAACGGCCGCACCGGTGACTTCCAGGTCACCGAGGGGCGCTTCGCCCACCGGCTCGGCCAGTGGGACATCAACGTCCAGGTCACCAACGACCCGTTCCTCATGCGGAACTTCGGCGGCTGGAACGACGGAGTGACGCTGCCCAGCCGGGCGGATCTGGAGGAAGCGCTCTCCGATCCGCGCTACGACACCTATCCGTACGACTCCACCGCGACCACCGCCGGCTTCCGCAACAAGCTGGAGGGCTGGACGGTCGGCGCGGACGTGGGCTGGAAGCTGCACAACCGCGTCCACGCCTGGGCCGGCGGCCAGATGACCGGGGGCAGTTCCCCGAACGACCCGGTCTTCTGGCTCCACCACTGCTTCATCGACCTGATCTGGACGCGGTGGCAGGCCCGGCACAAGGACGTGCCGCAGTACCTGCCCGAGAAGCCGATCGCGGCCGGTGACAGCCAGTTCGGGCGGGTGCTTTCGCTCGACGACACGCTCACGCCGTGGGAGTTCACGCCGCGGCAGCTGCTCGATCACTCCGGGTTCTACGCGTACGCCTGA
- a CDS encoding TetR/AcrR family transcriptional regulator: protein MRQNPARRAALLDGAIEVLAREGSRGLTLRAVDTQAEVPKGTTTNYFANRAELLAQVMQRIQERLTPDESQLADTMSEKPSVELVATLLKQLLARMRADRSSWLALMELRLEATRRPELSAELTRFFAGQLDGNISFHLGAGLPGDRISVVLLYFAMVGLIVDDLTVPELLEPYAVDELIEEMAKRMLPAAD from the coding sequence ATGCGACAGAACCCGGCACGACGGGCCGCCCTCCTCGACGGCGCGATCGAGGTGCTCGCCCGCGAAGGCTCACGCGGCCTCACCCTGCGCGCGGTCGATACTCAGGCCGAGGTTCCCAAGGGGACCACGACCAACTACTTCGCCAACCGTGCCGAGTTGCTGGCCCAGGTCATGCAGCGTATCCAGGAGCGGCTCACCCCGGACGAATCCCAACTGGCCGACACCATGAGCGAGAAGCCGTCCGTCGAGCTGGTCGCCACCCTCCTCAAGCAGCTCCTCGCCCGGATGCGCGCCGACCGCAGCAGCTGGCTGGCCTTGATGGAGCTGCGTCTGGAAGCCACCCGGCGCCCGGAACTGAGCGCCGAGCTCACCCGGTTCTTCGCCGGTCAGCTCGACGGGAACATCAGCTTCCATCTGGGGGCGGGGCTGCCCGGCGACCGCATCAGCGTCGTGCTGCTGTACTTCGCCATGGTCGGACTGATCGTGGACGATCTGACGGTGCCGGAGCTCCTTGAGCCGTACGCCGTCGACGAGTTGATCGAGGAGATGGCGAAGCGGATGTTGCCGGCGGCCGACTGA
- a CDS encoding NAD(P)H-dependent oxidoreductase translates to MKAAVYLAHPRPGSFNHALAEAVAEELRGRGCEVVVHDLYAEGFDPLVRADGTETVEDAPEADDAQVAAYQAELAELDALVLVHPNWWGMPPAILTGWAQRVLTPGVAYKLGSADGEPDGLLKAGRALVLNTSDTLAEREEREFGDPLQRIWAACVLPYVGIEDVRRTVFRTVSDSTDEQRASWLRQAREQAAALVDG, encoded by the coding sequence ATGAAGGCCGCTGTCTATCTCGCGCACCCGCGCCCCGGCAGCTTCAACCATGCCTTGGCGGAGGCCGTCGCCGAGGAGCTGCGGGGGCGGGGCTGCGAGGTCGTCGTGCACGATCTGTACGCGGAGGGCTTCGACCCGCTGGTCCGCGCCGACGGCACGGAGACCGTCGAGGACGCCCCCGAGGCCGATGACGCCCAAGTCGCCGCCTACCAGGCCGAGTTGGCCGAGCTCGACGCCCTCGTCCTCGTCCATCCCAACTGGTGGGGCATGCCTCCGGCGATCCTGACCGGCTGGGCGCAACGGGTCCTCACCCCCGGTGTCGCGTACAAACTCGGCAGCGCGGACGGCGAGCCGGACGGGCTGCTCAAGGCCGGGCGGGCGCTGGTCCTCAACACCTCGGACACGCTTGCCGAGCGCGAGGAGCGCGAGTTCGGCGATCCGCTGCAGCGGATCTGGGCTGCTTGCGTGCTGCCGTACGTCGGGATCGAGGACGTGCGCCGGACCGTCTTCCGCACCGTCTCGGACTCGACCGACGAGCAGCGGGCGAGCTGGCTGCGGCAGGCGCGGGAGCAGGCCGCGGCGCTGGTCGACGGCTGA
- a CDS encoding tyrosinase family oxidase copper chaperone, with translation MNSTVMNRRSLLQHAAVGAAAVAGVTAVTAVATASETPGPAEAAAGGPDPAAPFDEVYKGRRIEGKPVAEGGHAHHGPAPAMARTSASVRQAAAQQAFSPAPPVEIKIDGRVLHVMRRADGTYMSLLNHYESFPTARACAQAAVNNLGPNSQVALGNIHG, from the coding sequence ATGAACTCGACCGTCATGAACCGCCGTTCGCTGCTTCAGCACGCCGCCGTCGGGGCGGCCGCCGTCGCCGGGGTCACCGCCGTGACCGCTGTGGCCACCGCGTCCGAGACACCCGGGCCGGCCGAGGCCGCCGCCGGTGGGCCGGACCCGGCCGCCCCGTTCGACGAGGTCTACAAGGGCCGCCGCATCGAGGGGAAGCCCGTCGCGGAGGGCGGCCATGCCCACCACGGGCCCGCGCCCGCCATGGCCCGCACCTCGGCCTCGGTGCGGCAGGCCGCGGCCCAGCAGGCCTTCTCGCCCGCCCCGCCGGTCGAGATCAAGATCGACGGCAGGGTGCTGCACGTCATGCGGCGCGCCGACGGCACGTACATGAGCCTGCTCAACCACTACGAGTCGTTCCCGACCGCCCGCGCCTGCGCCCAGGCCGCGGTCAACAACCTGGGGCCCAACTCGCAGGTGGCGCTGGGCAATATCCACGGCTGA
- a CDS encoding SDR family NAD(P)-dependent oxidoreductase: protein MTLSGTTVLITGAGSGIGLATARLAAERGAHVVLTDRNEDAVRQAAENIGGTAEYRVLDVTDPESIAAAVGSLARVDHLFTCAAGVTTGPFDELDEVAFRRFFEIKWWGQYRLLKATLPLIPRETGSVTLMSGYLYRKPELGFSAFAAVNGAVEGLVKSLTHELAPLRVNALAPGPVDTHAARMPAQEHAEYRDSVARRLPVARPGEADELAHAALFLMENTFTAGITLDTDGGIR from the coding sequence ATGACCCTGAGTGGCACCACCGTGCTCATCACCGGCGCCGGATCCGGCATCGGCCTGGCGACGGCACGGCTCGCGGCCGAGCGCGGCGCCCATGTCGTGCTCACCGACCGCAACGAGGACGCCGTGCGGCAGGCCGCCGAGAACATCGGGGGCACGGCCGAGTACCGCGTACTCGATGTCACGGACCCCGAGTCCATCGCCGCGGCCGTGGGTTCGCTCGCGCGCGTGGACCACCTGTTCACCTGTGCCGCGGGCGTCACCACCGGCCCGTTCGACGAGCTCGACGAGGTCGCCTTCCGGCGCTTCTTCGAGATCAAGTGGTGGGGGCAGTACCGCCTGTTGAAGGCGACCCTGCCGCTCATCCCGCGCGAGACCGGGTCCGTGACCCTCATGTCCGGCTACCTCTACCGCAAGCCCGAGCTCGGCTTCTCCGCCTTCGCCGCGGTCAACGGCGCCGTCGAGGGCCTGGTCAAGTCCCTCACCCACGAGCTCGCCCCGCTGCGCGTCAACGCCCTGGCCCCCGGCCCGGTCGACACGCACGCGGCCCGCATGCCGGCGCAGGAGCACGCCGAGTACCGGGACTCGGTCGCGCGCAGGCTGCCCGTCGCCCGCCCGGGAGAGGCCGACGAACTCGCGCACGCCGCCCTGTTCCTGATGGAGAACACCTTCACGGCGGGCATCACCCTCGACACCGACGGAGGCATCCGGTGA
- a CDS encoding sensor domain-containing protein yields MSTGTLPYAATVAPSAAVAPATEARRAPEAPGFWRAPFAGSTFRELGHVIGSLPITIVGFTYAVTMFSLGVGLLAVWAGIPVLVATLAGARGLGAAERGRARALLGIDVAGPASSPQGLKARLTDTAGWRALLFQVVMFPARVVSFSLAVTFWVTGWVVALFPTYSWVFKHYLDWPGYQLYDFTSGGVHHAYYIESAWQVAGVSLVGFALVLMTPKLLRGLTNLDRAAVRGLLG; encoded by the coding sequence ATGAGCACAGGCACCCTCCCCTACGCCGCCACCGTCGCCCCCTCCGCAGCCGTCGCCCCCGCCACCGAGGCCCGGCGTGCCCCCGAGGCTCCCGGCTTCTGGCGGGCCCCGTTCGCCGGCTCGACCTTCCGGGAGCTCGGGCACGTCATCGGTTCGCTGCCCATCACGATCGTCGGGTTCACCTATGCCGTGACGATGTTCTCGCTGGGTGTGGGCCTGCTCGCCGTCTGGGCCGGGATCCCGGTGCTCGTCGCCACGCTGGCCGGGGCGCGCGGGCTCGGGGCGGCCGAGCGGGGGCGGGCCCGGGCGCTGCTCGGGATCGACGTCGCCGGGCCGGCCAGCTCGCCGCAGGGGCTGAAGGCGCGGCTCACGGACACCGCCGGCTGGCGGGCGCTGCTCTTCCAGGTCGTGATGTTCCCGGCCCGGGTCGTCTCGTTCTCGCTGGCCGTGACGTTCTGGGTGACCGGCTGGGTCGTGGCCCTGTTCCCGACGTACTCCTGGGTCTTCAAGCACTACCTGGACTGGCCCGGCTACCAGCTCTACGACTTCACCTCGGGCGGCGTGCACCACGCGTACTACATCGAGTCGGCCTGGCAGGTCGCCGGTGTCTCGCTGGTCGGCTTCGCGCTCGTCCTCATGACCCCGAAGCTGCTGCGCGGCCTGACCAACCTGGACCGTGCCGCGGTCCGCGGACTGCTCGGCTGA
- a CDS encoding aminoglycoside N(3)-acetyltransferase, whose protein sequence is MTTARPGALTAETLAAGWREAGVEEGMALIVHSSLSGLGRVEGGATAVVESLRTAVGEAGTVAVPAFTWQVTDPDPEWVGVPDEAVEKRRAAVPLFHPGLETTSMGAIAEALRTLPEAVRSAHPQASVAAVGARAEEITERQTLGWAIGRESPFGRLHDLDGHILLVGVGHDRNTFLHYAETLTPRPRRKVRRFPMLVDGERVWIETPDIGNDNGTYFPLVGREFEEAAGIRPVLVGNAECRLIPVRPLVEFAVRRLTELLDAA, encoded by the coding sequence ATGACCACGGCACGACCCGGCGCGCTGACCGCCGAGACCCTGGCGGCGGGCTGGCGCGAGGCCGGCGTCGAGGAGGGTATGGCGCTGATCGTGCACTCGTCGCTGTCCGGCCTTGGGCGCGTCGAGGGCGGCGCCACGGCCGTGGTGGAGAGCCTGCGCACGGCGGTCGGCGAGGCGGGCACGGTGGCCGTGCCCGCCTTCACCTGGCAGGTCACGGACCCCGACCCGGAGTGGGTGGGGGTTCCGGACGAGGCGGTGGAGAAGCGGCGCGCGGCCGTGCCCCTCTTCCACCCCGGCCTGGAGACCACCAGCATGGGCGCGATCGCCGAGGCGCTGCGCACGCTCCCCGAGGCCGTCCGCAGTGCGCACCCGCAGGCCTCGGTCGCCGCGGTCGGGGCGCGGGCCGAGGAGATCACCGAGCGGCAGACGCTCGGCTGGGCGATCGGCCGGGAGTCGCCGTTCGGGCGGCTGCACGATCTGGACGGGCACATCCTGCTCGTGGGGGTCGGGCACGACCGCAATACGTTCCTGCACTACGCGGAGACGCTGACGCCCCGGCCGCGGCGCAAGGTCCGCCGCTTCCCGATGCTGGTCGACGGCGAGCGGGTCTGGATCGAGACGCCCGACATCGGCAATGACAACGGCACCTACTTCCCGCTCGTGGGGCGGGAGTTCGAGGAGGCGGCCGGGATCCGGCCCGTCCTGGTGGGGAACGCGGAGTGCCGGCTGATTCCGGTGCGGCCGCTGGTGGAGTTCGCGGTACGCCGCCTCACCGAGCTGCTCGACGCCGCGTGA
- a CDS encoding nuclear transport factor 2 family protein codes for MTTAQHPATTATQTLGALLDEWQARFNRPSPEGTVALFTEDALFQGLFPDPVTGPEAILGYYRKVPEGTRAVARVLHAYQGGEDWIGGLAQVVFHQHDGDIPVRLSVVAVRTGEDGHEGGWRIRQYHVSRV; via the coding sequence GTGACCACCGCGCAGCACCCGGCGACGACCGCCACGCAGACTCTCGGCGCCCTTCTCGACGAGTGGCAGGCCCGCTTCAACCGGCCCTCCCCCGAGGGGACCGTCGCGCTCTTCACCGAAGACGCCCTGTTCCAGGGCCTGTTCCCGGATCCGGTCACCGGCCCCGAGGCCATCCTCGGCTACTACCGGAAGGTCCCGGAGGGCACCCGGGCCGTCGCCCGCGTCCTGCACGCCTACCAAGGAGGCGAGGACTGGATCGGCGGCCTGGCGCAGGTCGTGTTCCACCAGCACGACGGCGACATACCGGTACGGCTGTCCGTGGTCGCCGTCCGTACCGGTGAGGACGGCCATGAGGGCGGCTGGCGCATCCGCCAGTACCACGTGTCGCGCGTCTGA